The Aedes aegypti strain LVP_AGWG chromosome 1, AaegL5.0 Primary Assembly, whole genome shotgun sequence sequence TCATAGATGGTTCGATCACAGTATCACAGTAGCGTCCATATCAACTCATTGCTAGCATGCTGAAATCTTGGCAAAATTACATCCTGTGCAGGTGTTTAGATTCTACGGGAAGcttaaaaaataatccaaatcCAAGGTTCCAAAGCGTTGATCAGTTGTCCGGTCGGGACAGTGGAGCACAGGTCGGTTCCCATTCCCATTCGTCCCAGCTGACACAGTCCAGCAGCGTAGGGTGGAAGGCCGAGTCGCTGACGCATCGCCGAAGAACAGCTGCCTGGTTCAACTTCTCGCACTCCCAATAGGCGGTGGGATCGTGATTGTGACGCCACATGCCTTGGCTCACTTCCTCCTGCTTCTTGCAACCCGGCTGTCCATCGGTATTGTCGCGGACGCAACGGGCAGAAATGGCCACGACCAGGGCCAAAAGGACCAGAGCGATACCTAAGGGATCGAACGAGACGTTAGCAGTCGGGACTACGGAAACCCGAAAACTCGGAATCGATTACGTACCCTTCATGATTCAATGGCAAAGTTTCGGGCGAGAAATGACGACCTCCAACGACACAGCGCAACGAAAGTGTCCACCTGGTCGGTGCCCAATGGTGGTTTTATAGCACCTATTGGAAAGCGTTATCGTGTCAtcttaattgaaaattttcgaagAGCATAACCGCCTCGCGCTTCTTGGTACTACGGAAGGTGATAACAGGTAAAAGCTTTTCTATTAGATTGGTGGATGCAATTTCGTGTTGATGGAAGGTTTggcgatttttgttttttttttcgggatggAAGTCGAATCGGGGTTGCAAATTTGAAACAGGCAGATAAGAAGCATTCTGATAAGATAACGGCAGCGGATGCGGTGGAAGTATACTTGAAGGCGTATGTTTGATCAGACATTGGGACGAATTTTTAGGAACCAAAATATTGCTGAAAAGTAAAATTATTCCGCTTTAGAAAAACAGCGCTTCAGAGATTCTCAGCATAGCTTCTTATGAGCAGTTGCACCATTTGTGTATTCGCAAATCGTGAAGTAAGCACAAAAATACACTAGGCTCTGAAATGTCTAGAAAAAAATTCAATCCGAAGAGATTCTTAACCAAGGAGATTCGAATCCGCAACCTTCAGCATGTACATGCTGATAGATAGCTTCGCGATAACCTCCACGACCATTTGGGCCCAAAAAGAatagaaaagaaaaaatatattcaggatATTGGAGGAGTAATATTCTGGAAGAATACCTTCCAGGATTCTAAAAGAACTACTTCCAGGATGCTCGAAGAATCCCATTGAAGATGCTGGAAGCATACCTTCCAGGATGCTAGAAGAGCCACTTTCAGAATGCCTTCTaggattctggacgaatcccttCTAGGATTTTGGATGAatcccttccaggattctgtaCGAATCCCTTCCAGGTTTCCAGACGAATCCCTTCCAGGATTCTAGACAAATCCCTTCCAAAATTCTTGACAAATctcttccaggattctggacgaacttcttccaggattttggacgaatcccttcctggattctggacgaatcctttcctggattctggacgaatcctttcgattattctggacgaatcccttccaggattctggacgaatcccttcaaggattctggacgaatcccttcaaggattctggacgaatccttTCAAGGATTCAGGAAGAATCCCTTGcaggattctggacgaatcccttgcagaattctggacgaatcccttGCAGAATTCTGGACGAATGCCTTCCAagattctggacgaatcccttccaggattctggacgaatcccttccaggattctgaaagaatttctttcaggattCCTTCCAAGATTCTGAACGAATTCCTTCCTGGATTCTAGACGAATCCTTTCGATTATTCTGGACGAATCCTTTCcaggattctggacgaatcccttccaggattctggacgaatccctttcaggattctggacgaatcccttCAAGAATTCTGGACGAATCATTTCAAGGATTCAGGAAGAATCCCTTGcaggattctggacgaatcccttGCAGAATTCTGGACGAATGCCTTCCAagattctggacgaatcccccgaaagaatttctttcaggattCCTTCCAAGATTCTGAACGAATTCCTTCCTGGATTCTGGACGaattgcttccaaaattctGGACGAAACCTTTCCAGGATTCTTGACGaattccttccaggattctagacgaatcatttcaagattctgCACGAATCTCTTCTATGATTCTAGACGAATCATTCCCAGatttctggacgaatccctTCCAGGACTCTTGACGAATCCTTTCCAGGACTCTTGACGAATCCCTTCCGGaattctggacgaatcccttCCAGGATTATGGACGAatcccttccaggattctggacgaatcccatccaggattctggacgaatcccatccaggattctggacgaatccttTCCAGGATTCCGGACGAatcccttccaggattctggacgaattccattccaggattctggactaattctttccaggattctggatatatccttctcaggattttaaACGAATCCATTCCTGGTTTCTGGACGAATACTTTCCAGaattctggacgaatcccttccaggattctggacgaatgctttccaagtttctggaCGAATTTCTTTCAGGATCCTGGACGAATCCCTTCCAGGATTATGGACGAATTCCTTCTAAAATTCTGGACAAAACCTTTCCAGGATTCTGGacgaattccttcaggattctaTACGAATAATTCCAAGATTCTGGACGAATCTCTTCCTGGATTCTAGACGAATCTTTCCCAGaattctggacgaatcccttCTAGAATTCCAGACGATTCCCTTCCAGGATCTAGACGAATCTCTTCCAGAATTCTGGACGAATACTTTTCAGGATTTTTAACGAATCcactccaggtttctggaagaatacttTCCACGATTCTGGACGAATTCATTCCATGGTTCTGGACGAATCCATTCCATATTTCTGAACGAATCCTTCCCAAGGAGCGAAAGGATTCTAGAAGAAACCTTTCAaggattctggaagaaattgttccaggattctggacgaatccctaGTCGATCTGGATTCTGAACGAATCCTTTCCtggattctggacgaatcccttccaggattctggacgaatcccatccaggattctgaacgaatcccatccaggattctggacgaatccttTCCAGGATTCCGGACGAATCCCTTCCAGGCTTCTGGACGAATTCCATTCCAGGATTCTGGACTAATTCTTTCCAGGATTCTGGATATATCCTTCTCAGGATATTAAACGAATCCATTCCTGGTTTCTGGACGAATACTTTCCAGaattctggacgaatcccttccaggattctggacgAATGCTTTACAAGTTTCTGGACGAATTTCTTTCAGGATCCTGGACGAATCCCTTCCAGGATTATGGACGAATTCCTTCTAAAATTCTGGACAAAACCTTGCCAGGATTCTGGacgaattccttcaggattctaTACGAATAATTCCAAGATTCTGGACGAATCTCTTCCTGGATTCTAGACGAATCTTTCCCAGaattctggacgaatcccttCCAGAATTCCAGACGATTCCCTTCCAGGTTCTGGATGAATCCCTTCCGAACTCTGCGAATCCCTTCCAGGATCTAGACGAATCTCTTCCAGAATTCTGGACGAATACTTTTCAGGATTTTAAACGAATCcactccaggtttctggaagaatacttTCCACGATTCTGGACGAGTTCATTCCATGGTTCTGGACGAATCCATTCCATATTTCTGAACGAATCCTTCCCAAGGAGCGAAAGGATTCTAGAAGAAACATTTCAAGGATTCTGGAAAAAATTGTTCcaggattctggacgaatccctaTTCGATCTGGATTCTGAACGAATCCTTTCCtggattctggacgaatcccttCCGAACTCTGGACGAATCCCTTCCAGGATCTAGACGAATCTCTTCCAGAATTCTGGACGAATACTTTTCAGGATTTTTAACGAATCcactccaggtttctggaagaatacttTCCACGATTCTGGACGAATTCATTCCATGGTTCTGGACGAATCCATTCCATATGTCTGAACGAATCCTTCCCAAGGAGCGAAAGGATTCTAGAAGAAACCTTTCAaggattctggaagaaattgttccaggattctggacgaatccctaGTCGATCTGGATTCTGAACGAATCCTTTCCtggattctggacgaatcccttccaggattctggacgaatcccatccaggattctggacgaatcccatccaggattctggacgaatccttTCCAGGATTATGGACGAatcccttccaggattctggacgaatcccatccaggattctggacgaatcccatccaggattctggacgaatccttTCCAGGATTCCGGACGAATCCCTTCCAGGCTTCTGGACGAATTCCATTCCAGGATTCTGGACTAATTCTTTCCAGGATTCTGGATATATCCTTCTCAGGATATTAAACGAATCCATTTCTGGTTTCTGGACGAATACTTTCCAGaattctggacgaatcccttccaggattctggacgAATGCTTTCCAAGATTCTGGACGAATTTCTTTCAGGATCCTGGACGAATCCCTTCCAGGATTATGGACGAA is a genomic window containing:
- the LOC5569414 gene encoding uncharacterized protein LOC5569414, which produces MKGIALVLLALVVAISARCVRDNTDGQPGCKKQEEVSQGMWRHNHDPTAYWECEKLNQAAVLRRCVSDSAFHPTLLDCVSWDEWEWEPTCAPLSRPDN